Proteins from a genomic interval of Streptomyces sp. Tu6071:
- a CDS encoding CU044_5270 family protein gives MNATPERRPTEWPHADALLPPVVRELPPGRHEFHKERLMAQIHADTQQSTRSAQQAPGPERPRASWWRRPVLVLPLAAAALAGALVTGSTLMGDDETPGLATGPLLTTRVAAATTHGTGTILQRASAAAEQAPAPAPRPGQYIYIESVTANTYVRTRDDKSEVVSDKLHRRQVWESPDGHKGWLIEPGNPKDGITLDTDVDRDAAYDALVTLPKDPDALLRRIYKMSEGQDNGPDQAAFSMIGDLISESYPPAGLEAALYQAAAKIPGVVTVDDAVDAAGRHGIAVARLDEVTGARDEWIFDRKTLTFLGERSVQVKEPKHANAEDRLIKPGTIRFTSAVTKRTLVEGMKEAPSQRS, from the coding sequence ATGAACGCCACACCAGAGCGGCGGCCCACCGAATGGCCGCACGCGGACGCCCTGTTGCCGCCGGTCGTCAGGGAACTCCCGCCGGGCCGACACGAGTTCCACAAGGAGCGCCTCATGGCCCAGATCCACGCCGACACGCAACAGTCCACCCGGTCCGCGCAGCAGGCCCCTGGGCCCGAGCGCCCGCGCGCCTCCTGGTGGCGCCGCCCCGTACTCGTACTGCCCCTGGCCGCCGCCGCGCTGGCCGGAGCGCTCGTCACCGGCAGCACGCTCATGGGCGACGACGAGACCCCGGGCCTCGCCACCGGCCCCCTGCTGACCACGCGAGTGGCCGCCGCCACCACGCACGGCACCGGCACCATCCTCCAGCGCGCCTCGGCCGCCGCCGAGCAGGCCCCCGCCCCGGCCCCTCGGCCCGGCCAGTACATCTACATCGAATCGGTCACCGCGAACACGTACGTCCGCACCCGCGACGACAAGAGCGAGGTCGTCAGCGACAAACTGCACCGGCGGCAGGTCTGGGAGTCCCCGGACGGCCACAAGGGCTGGCTCATCGAGCCGGGCAACCCGAAGGACGGCATCACGCTCGACACCGACGTCGACCGGGACGCGGCCTACGACGCGCTCGTCACCCTGCCGAAGGACCCGGACGCCCTGCTGCGCCGGATCTACAAGATGAGCGAGGGCCAGGACAACGGCCCCGACCAGGCCGCCTTCTCGATGATCGGCGACCTCATCAGCGAGTCGTACCCGCCCGCCGGGCTCGAAGCGGCCCTCTACCAGGCCGCCGCGAAGATCCCCGGCGTCGTCACCGTGGACGACGCGGTGGACGCGGCGGGCCGCCACGGGATCGCCGTCGCCCGCCTCGACGAGGTGACGGGCGCCCGCGACGAATGGATCTTCGACCGGAAGACCCTCACGTTCCTCGGCGAGCGCAGCGTCCAGGTCAAGGAACCCAAGCACGCGAACGCGGAGGACCGCCTGATCAAGCCGGGAACGATCCGCTTCACGAGCGCGGTCACCAAGCGGACGCTCGTGGAGGGCATGAAGGAAGCTCCGTCACAGCGGAGCTGA
- a CDS encoding DUF397 domain-containing protein — protein sequence MTAKPSPGDRAGLVWFKSSYSGANNNDCVEVAVEPRVLHVRDSKKADGSALGFAPAAWTRFLLATRT from the coding sequence ATGACCGCGAAGCCTTCGCCCGGGGACCGCGCCGGACTGGTGTGGTTCAAGAGCAGCTACAGCGGCGCCAACAACAATGACTGCGTCGAGGTCGCCGTCGAGCCCCGCGTGCTGCACGTGCGCGACTCGAAGAAAGCCGACGGTTCCGCGCTTGGATTCGCGCCGGCCGCCTGGACGCGTTTCCTCCTGGCGACGCGCACGTGA
- a CDS encoding helix-turn-helix domain-containing protein, translating to MARGESDGSGNQNWDSDEEVEDEEDSAAVLEAVGRQIKLWRQSAGFSQPAFGAAIGYSEAQVYKVEAGKRIPKPDFLDKADEILNAGGKLAEFKRDVAEARYPKKLRHLTKLERESLEILIYGAVNIPGLLQSKEYATAMFAQARPALLRERFERLVEARLARQAVFDRRPMVTLSFVLEEVTLRRPIGGREVLRGQLEHLLTVSERPNVELQVMPTETEEHAGLGGELQVLRLEDGKTIGYSEAQLTSRIISDPQEVHVLGVRYGILRSQALGPARTREFIEKLLGDT from the coding sequence GTGGCACGTGGAGAGTCCGACGGCTCGGGGAACCAGAACTGGGATTCCGACGAGGAGGTCGAGGACGAGGAGGACTCGGCCGCCGTTCTTGAGGCCGTGGGCCGCCAGATCAAACTCTGGCGCCAGAGCGCCGGGTTCTCGCAACCCGCTTTCGGTGCCGCCATCGGATACAGCGAGGCGCAGGTCTACAAGGTCGAGGCCGGCAAGCGCATCCCGAAGCCCGATTTCCTCGACAAGGCCGACGAGATCCTGAACGCGGGCGGCAAACTCGCCGAGTTCAAGCGGGACGTCGCCGAGGCCAGGTATCCGAAGAAGCTGAGGCATCTGACGAAGCTGGAGCGGGAGTCGCTGGAGATACTGATCTACGGGGCGGTCAATATCCCCGGTCTCCTCCAGTCGAAGGAGTACGCCACGGCGATGTTCGCCCAGGCCCGACCGGCACTGCTGCGCGAGCGGTTCGAGCGGCTGGTGGAGGCGCGGCTGGCTCGGCAGGCGGTCTTCGACCGGCGTCCGATGGTCACTCTGTCCTTCGTGCTGGAGGAGGTCACCCTGCGGCGGCCGATCGGTGGACGGGAAGTTCTGCGCGGCCAGTTGGAGCACCTGCTCACCGTGAGCGAGCGGCCCAACGTGGAGCTCCAGGTCATGCCGACCGAAACGGAGGAACATGCCGGTCTGGGCGGCGAGTTGCAGGTGCTGCGACTGGAGGACGGCAAGACGATCGGCTACTCCGAAGCGCAGTTGACGAGCCGCATCATCTCGGACCCGCAAGAGGTCCACGTCCTGGGCGTCCGGTATGGCATCCTGCGCTCGCAGGCCCTCGGGCCCGCCAGGACGAGGGAATTCATCGAAAAGCTGCTAGGAGACACATGA
- a CDS encoding ATP-binding protein: MHHFFRVQLSSTRRGARLARLLAVEQLREWGVRLTAPRQIIAELASNAVLHGHVNGRDFALLLHLSPETLRIELVDTRGDKDLEPTAPPWYAERGRGLLLVAAFADDWGVEWGPAPRKTVWAEVRLRRRDQQG, from the coding sequence ATGCACCACTTCTTCCGCGTGCAGCTGTCGAGCACGCGCCGGGGCGCGCGCCTGGCGCGCCTGTTGGCGGTCGAGCAACTGCGGGAGTGGGGCGTGCGGTTGACGGCGCCCCGCCAGATCATCGCGGAGCTGGCCTCGAACGCGGTGCTGCACGGCCACGTGAACGGCCGGGACTTCGCGCTGCTCCTCCACCTGTCACCGGAGACGCTGCGGATCGAGCTGGTGGACACGCGGGGTGACAAGGACCTGGAGCCCACAGCCCCACCCTGGTACGCGGAAAGGGGCCGCGGCCTGCTCCTGGTAGCGGCCTTCGCGGACGACTGGGGCGTGGAATGGGGCCCCGCACCGAGGAAAACGGTATGGGCGGAGGTACGACTGCGAAGGCGCGATCAGCAGGGTTAG
- a CDS encoding phenylacetate--CoA ligase family protein, which produces MFGTAFSQLRYTSAILRNRPIRPRDLERIARDLVATLAEFGEPGEDSALLPGQAGQADPEIRRTVAVRGLRATARAAARHTAYYQRLFAEHGLDPETLTPETWENVPVTEKSALRALPAAFVSAAARPALMALTTGTSGTPTAVWYSRAETEVVVALSTVSAVLGVGLRPHHTMAYGGCSRATLPLLSTEESVTRVGAAFVQIGTVDPALALDRLAAPLNLPGKAPQITHLNVSASYLAALVQTAERDGWRATDFGLEHLAVGGEVLSAPLRERAEAAFGARISAGYMMTETLPSGGTPCTAGHLHHSTEFGWTEIRDPLTYEPTPPGGTGVLVHTPYVPYRECTLLLRYATGDLVRVPEEQPDCELAHLPATSPVLGRWSGPLSRSVTTRDLLDLIEAEPEVPLPARYALVDAPRGPELHLRVAALPAHALLGRLEDRASAARLPLESIVLHDDPDDMPPTGPVRADLREHTFEAIRPAAVRVASPA; this is translated from the coding sequence GTGTTCGGCACCGCGTTCAGCCAGCTCCGCTACACCTCCGCCATCCTGCGCAACCGGCCCATCCGGCCGCGGGACTTGGAGCGCATCGCCCGCGATCTCGTCGCGACACTCGCCGAGTTCGGCGAGCCGGGCGAGGACTCGGCCCTGCTGCCGGGCCAGGCCGGGCAGGCGGACCCCGAGATCCGCCGCACGGTCGCGGTACGGGGCCTGCGGGCCACCGCCCGCGCGGCGGCCCGGCACACCGCGTACTACCAGCGCCTCTTCGCCGAACACGGCCTCGATCCCGAGACGTTGACCCCCGAGACGTGGGAGAACGTGCCCGTCACGGAGAAGTCGGCGCTGCGCGCCCTTCCCGCCGCCTTCGTCTCCGCCGCCGCCCGTCCCGCGCTGATGGCGCTCACGACGGGCACGAGCGGCACGCCCACCGCCGTGTGGTACTCGCGGGCCGAGACCGAGGTCGTGGTGGCGCTCAGCACGGTGTCCGCCGTGCTCGGCGTCGGGCTGCGCCCGCACCACACGATGGCGTACGGCGGCTGCTCGCGGGCCACGCTGCCGCTGCTGAGCACCGAGGAGTCGGTGACCCGTGTCGGCGCGGCCTTCGTGCAGATCGGCACCGTGGACCCGGCCCTCGCGCTCGACCGTCTCGCGGCGCCGCTCAACCTGCCGGGGAAGGCCCCGCAGATCACGCACCTCAACGTGTCCGCCTCCTACCTCGCCGCCCTCGTCCAGACCGCCGAGCGCGACGGCTGGCGGGCCACCGACTTCGGCCTCGAACACCTCGCCGTCGGCGGCGAAGTGCTCTCCGCGCCGCTGCGCGAGCGCGCCGAGGCTGCCTTCGGGGCCCGTATCTCCGCCGGGTACATGATGACGGAGACGCTGCCCTCGGGCGGCACGCCCTGTACCGCCGGACACCTGCACCACAGCACGGAGTTCGGCTGGACGGAGATACGCGACCCGCTCACGTACGAGCCGACTCCGCCCGGCGGCACGGGAGTTCTCGTCCACACGCCGTACGTTCCCTACCGCGAGTGCACGCTGCTCCTGCGGTACGCCACCGGGGACCTCGTCCGCGTGCCCGAGGAGCAACCGGACTGCGAACTCGCCCACTTGCCCGCCACGAGTCCCGTGCTCGGGCGCTGGTCCGGGCCGTTGAGCCGGTCCGTCACGACCCGCGATCTCCTGGACCTGATCGAGGCCGAGCCCGAGGTGCCGCTGCCCGCGCGGTACGCGCTCGTCGACGCCCCTCGCGGGCCCGAACTCCACCTCCGTGTCGCCGCTCTGCCCGCGCACGCCCTGCTCGGGCGGCTGGAGGACCGGGCGAGCGCCGCGCGCCTCCCGCTGGAGAGCATCGTGCTGCACGACGACCCCGACGACATGCCGCCGACCGGACCGGTCCGCGCCGACCTGCGCGAGCACACCTTCGAGGCGATCCGCCCCGCCGCCGTCCGCGTCGCGAGCCCGGCATGA
- the tuf gene encoding elongation factor Tu — MAKAKFERTKPHVNIGTIGHIDHGKTTLTAAITKVLHDAYPDLNEASAFDQIDKAPEERQRGITISIAHVEYQTETRHYAHVDCPGHADYIKNMITGAAQMDGAILVVAATDGPMPQTKEHVLLARQVGVPYIVVALNKADMVDDEEILELVELEVRELLSEYEFPGDDLPVVKVSALKALEGDAEWGKSVLDLMKAVDESIPEPERDVDKPFLMPIEDVFTITGRGTVVTGRIERGVLKVNETVDIIGIKQEKATTTVTGIEMFRKLLDEGQAGENVGLLLRGIKREDVERGQVIIKPGSVTPHTSFEAQAYILSKDEGGRHTPFFNNYRPQFYFRTTDVTGVVTLPEGTEMVMPGDNTEMSVELIQPVAMEEGLKFAIREGGRTVGAGQVTKINK; from the coding sequence GTGGCGAAGGCGAAGTTCGAGCGGACTAAGCCGCACGTCAACATCGGCACCATCGGTCACATCGACCACGGTAAGACGACCCTCACGGCCGCCATTACCAAGGTGCTGCACGACGCGTACCCGGACCTGAACGAGGCCTCGGCCTTCGACCAGATCGACAAGGCTCCTGAGGAGCGCCAGCGCGGTATCACCATCTCCATCGCGCACGTCGAGTACCAGACCGAGACGCGCCACTACGCGCACGTCGACTGCCCTGGTCACGCGGACTACATCAAGAACATGATCACCGGTGCCGCCCAGATGGACGGCGCGATCCTCGTGGTCGCCGCGACCGACGGTCCGATGCCGCAGACGAAGGAGCACGTCCTCCTGGCCCGCCAGGTCGGCGTCCCCTACATCGTTGTCGCCCTCAACAAGGCCGACATGGTGGACGACGAGGAGATCCTGGAGCTCGTCGAGCTCGAGGTCCGCGAGCTGCTCTCCGAGTACGAGTTCCCGGGCGACGACCTCCCGGTCGTCAAGGTCTCGGCGCTCAAGGCGCTCGAGGGCGACGCCGAGTGGGGCAAGTCCGTTCTCGACCTCATGAAGGCCGTGGACGAGTCCATCCCCGAGCCCGAGCGTGACGTCGACAAGCCGTTCCTCATGCCGATCGAGGACGTCTTCACGATCACCGGTCGCGGTACGGTCGTCACCGGCCGTATCGAGCGTGGTGTCCTGAAGGTCAACGAGACCGTCGACATCATCGGCATCAAGCAGGAGAAGGCGACCACCACGGTCACCGGCATCGAGATGTTCCGCAAGCTGCTCGACGAGGGCCAGGCGGGCGAGAACGTCGGTCTGCTCCTCCGCGGCATCAAGCGCGAGGACGTCGAGCGCGGCCAGGTCATCATCAAGCCGGGCTCGGTCACGCCGCACACCTCCTTCGAGGCGCAGGCGTACATCCTGTCGAAGGACGAGGGTGGCCGTCACACCCCCTTCTTCAACAACTACCGTCCGCAGTTCTACTTCCGCACCACGGACGTGACCGGCGTCGTGACCCTCCCCGAGGGCACCGAGATGGTCATGCCGGGCGACAACACCGAGATGAGCGTCGAGCTCATCCAGCCCGTCGCCATGGAAGAGGGCCTCAAGTTCGCCATCCGTGAGGGTGGCCGGACCGTCGGCGCCGGCCAGGTCACCAAGATCAACAAGTGA
- the fusA gene encoding elongation factor G, with product MATTSLDLGRVRNIGIMAHIDAGKTTTTERILYYTGVSYKIGEVHDGAATMDWMEQEQERGITITSAATTCHWPLNDIDHTINIIDTPGHVDFTVEVERSLRVLDGAVTVFDGVAGVEPQSETVWRQADRYGVPRICFVNKLDRTGAEFHRCVDMIIDRLGATPLVMQLPIGAEADFQGVVDLVRMKALVWSADTKLGEAYDVVDIPASHTETAAEWRAKLVEGVAENDEEMMELYLEGTEPTEEQLYAAIRRITIASGKGDGTTVTPVFCGTAFKNKGVQPLLDAVVRYLPSPLDIEAIEGQAVNNPEEVVKRRPSEEEPLAALAFKIASDPHLGKLTFVRVYSGRLESGSSVQNSVKGKKERIGKIYRMHANKREEIESVGAGDIVAVMGLKQTTTGETLCDPANPVILESMDFPAPVIEVAIEPKSKGDQEKLGIAIQRLAEEDPSFRVKTDEETGQTIIAGMGELHLDVLVDRMRREFRVEANVGKPQVAYRETLRKPVERLDYTHKKQTGGSGQFAKVQIALEPLEGDGYEFVNKVTGGRIPREYIPSVDAGAQEAMEFGVLAGYPLTGVRVILLDGAYHDVDSSEMAFKIAGSMAFKEAARKASPALLEPMMKVEVTTPEDYMGDVIGDINSRRGQIQSMEDRSAAKLVTGLVPLSEMFGYVGDLRSKTSGRASYSMQFDSYAEVPRNVAEEIIAKAKGE from the coding sequence ATGGCTACCACTTCGCTTGACCTGGGCCGGGTCCGCAACATCGGGATCATGGCCCACATCGACGCGGGCAAGACGACGACGACCGAGCGGATCCTGTACTACACCGGTGTTTCGTACAAGATCGGTGAAGTTCACGACGGCGCCGCGACCATGGACTGGATGGAGCAGGAGCAGGAGCGTGGCATCACGATCACCTCTGCTGCCACCACCTGTCACTGGCCGCTGAACGACATCGACCACACCATCAACATCATCGACACCCCGGGCCACGTCGACTTCACCGTCGAGGTGGAGCGCTCGCTGCGCGTCCTCGACGGTGCCGTCACGGTGTTCGACGGTGTCGCCGGCGTCGAGCCGCAGTCCGAGACCGTGTGGCGTCAGGCGGACCGCTACGGCGTGCCGCGTATCTGCTTCGTCAACAAGCTCGACCGCACCGGCGCCGAGTTCCACCGTTGTGTCGACATGATCATCGACCGCCTCGGTGCGACCCCGCTCGTCATGCAGCTGCCCATCGGGGCCGAGGCCGACTTCCAGGGTGTCGTCGACCTCGTCCGCATGAAGGCGCTCGTCTGGTCCGCCGACACCAAGCTCGGCGAGGCGTACGACGTCGTCGACATCCCGGCGAGCCACACCGAGACCGCCGCCGAGTGGCGCGCGAAGCTCGTCGAGGGCGTCGCCGAGAACGACGAAGAGATGATGGAGCTGTACCTGGAGGGCACCGAGCCCACCGAGGAGCAGCTGTACGCGGCGATCCGCCGTATCACCATCGCCTCGGGCAAGGGCGACGGCACCACCGTCACCCCCGTCTTCTGTGGCACCGCGTTCAAGAACAAGGGCGTGCAGCCCCTGCTCGACGCTGTTGTCCGCTACCTCCCCTCGCCGCTCGACATCGAGGCGATCGAGGGCCAGGCGGTCAACAACCCCGAGGAGGTCGTGAAGCGTCGTCCCTCCGAGGAGGAGCCGCTCGCCGCGCTCGCGTTCAAGATCGCCAGCGACCCGCACCTCGGGAAGCTGACCTTCGTCCGCGTGTACTCCGGTCGTCTGGAGTCGGGTTCTTCGGTTCAGAACTCGGTGAAGGGCAAGAAGGAGCGCATCGGCAAGATCTACCGGATGCACGCCAACAAGCGTGAGGAGATCGAGTCGGTGGGTGCCGGTGACATCGTCGCCGTCATGGGTCTCAAGCAGACCACCACCGGTGAGACCCTCTGCGACCCGGCGAACCCGGTGATCCTGGAGTCGATGGACTTCCCGGCCCCGGTCATCGAGGTCGCCATCGAGCCGAAGTCCAAGGGCGACCAGGAGAAGCTGGGCATCGCGATCCAGCGCCTGGCCGAGGAGGACCCGTCCTTCCGCGTCAAGACCGACGAGGAGACCGGCCAGACGATCATCGCCGGTATGGGCGAGCTCCACCTGGACGTGCTCGTCGACCGCATGCGGCGCGAGTTCCGCGTGGAGGCCAACGTCGGCAAGCCGCAGGTCGCGTACCGCGAGACCCTGCGCAAGCCCGTCGAGCGCCTCGACTACACGCACAAGAAGCAGACCGGTGGTTCCGGCCAGTTCGCGAAGGTGCAGATCGCGCTGGAGCCGCTGGAGGGCGACGGCTACGAGTTCGTCAACAAGGTCACCGGTGGCCGTATCCCCAGGGAGTACATCCCCTCGGTGGACGCGGGCGCGCAGGAGGCCATGGAGTTCGGCGTGCTCGCCGGCTACCCGCTCACGGGTGTCCGGGTCATCCTGCTCGACGGTGCCTACCACGACGTCGACTCCTCGGAGATGGCGTTCAAGATCGCCGGTTCGATGGCCTTCAAGGAGGCCGCCCGCAAGGCCAGCCCGGCCCTGCTGGAGCCGATGATGAAGGTCGAGGTGACGACGCCCGAGGACTACATGGGCGACGTCATCGGCGACATCAACTCCCGGCGCGGTCAGATCCAGTCCATGGAGGACCGCTCGGCCGCCAAGCTCGTCACGGGCCTGGTGCCGCTGTCGGAGATGTTCGGCTACGTCGGCGACCTCCGCAGCAAGACCTCGGGTCGCGCAAGCTACTCGATGCAGTTCGACTCCTACGCCGAGGTTCCGCGGAACGTCGCCGAGGAGATCATCGCGAAGGCCAAGGGCGAGTAA
- the rpsG gene encoding 30S ribosomal protein S7 produces the protein MPRKGPAPKRPVIIDPVYGSPLVTSLINKVLLNGKRSTAERIVYGAMEGLREKTNADPVVTLKRALENIKPTLEVKSRRVGGATYQVPIEVKPGRANTLALRWLVGYSRARREKTMTERLTNELLDASNGLGAAVKKREDTHKMAESNKAFAHYRW, from the coding sequence ATGCCTCGTAAGGGCCCCGCCCCGAAGCGCCCGGTCATCATCGACCCGGTTTACGGCTCCCCCCTGGTGACCTCCCTCATCAACAAGGTGCTGCTCAACGGCAAGCGCTCCACCGCCGAGCGGATCGTGTACGGCGCCATGGAGGGTCTTCGCGAGAAGACCAACGCCGACCCGGTCGTCACGCTGAAGCGCGCGCTGGAGAACATCAAGCCGACCCTGGAGGTCAAGTCCCGCCGCGTCGGCGGTGCGACCTACCAGGTGCCGATCGAGGTCAAGCCGGGTCGTGCGAACACGCTCGCCCTGCGCTGGCTCGTCGGGTACTCCCGCGCCCGTCGCGAGAAGACCATGACCGAGCGCCTCACGAACGAGCTTCTCGACGCGTCCAACGGCCTGGGTGCCGCTGTGAAGAAGCGCGAGGACACGCACAAGATGGCCGAGTCCAACAAGGCCTTCGCGCACTACCGCTGGTAG
- the rpsL gene encoding 30S ribosomal protein S12, with amino-acid sequence MPTIQQLVRKGRQDKVEKNKTPALDGSPQRRGVCTRVFTTTPKKPNSALRKVARVRLTSGIEVTAYIPGEGHNLQEHSIVLVRGGRVKDLPGVRYKIIRGSLDTQGVKNRKQARSRYGAKKEK; translated from the coding sequence GTGCCTACGATCCAGCAGCTTGTCCGCAAGGGCAGGCAGGACAAGGTCGAGAAGAACAAGACGCCCGCACTGGACGGCTCGCCCCAGCGCCGCGGCGTCTGCACGCGTGTGTTCACGACCACCCCGAAGAAGCCGAACTCGGCCCTGCGGAAGGTCGCGCGTGTGCGTCTGACCTCCGGCATCGAGGTCACGGCCTACATCCCGGGTGAGGGACACAACCTGCAGGAGCACTCCATCGTGCTCGTGCGTGGTGGCCGTGTGAAGGACCTGCCGGGTGTTCGCTACAAGATCATCCGAGGCTCGCTCGACACCCAGGGTGTCAAGAACCGCAAGCAGGCCCGCAGCCGCTACGGCGCCAAGAAGGAGAAGTAA